ctacacaaatactataaataagccgccaaggctcaacactcaaggtacgtccaatttattgccttaaCACTACTTTCTAGAgaactctctctagaatccgaaccaagtgcttacttaggcatcggaggggttTCCACGGAACACCCCCGAGGCCAGTTACTTTGTTCATTGTGCAGGTATCTTCGGCCACTACATAATAATTCAAGCTAGATCTTCTACATCAACGAAAGGGCCTTCGatccgaagcccattgtttcaacaccggaacagtaaTATAATTAGATGATCATGAGAGGTACTTTAAAAGAATAAGAACATATATATTGTTCAAAGGCTTAACAAAAATTCCTAAACAAGTAAACATTAACGTACTTACTTTTATTTTTGAAGGTAAAAATTAGTTCATGAAAAaatagtcatacgacatctacaatagaaatcaaaattaacaaatataaaacaatttGGATCAAACAAAATTCTAATCCGACAAAACCACGATGTAGATGAGATCTGACAATGATGAATACCCTCTTTCACATCGCTGTTTGATACAGCCTTCAACGAGGGGGTCTTTCGATCTGCTGTAGCTTTGGTATTGAATTAAATCCGATTCAGTTGATTGTAGACGTAAAAATGACATCCGTTGTAACCCCGCACAAATCTTCATCAATAAATCAACTTTTCCTCCGAAATTAAAAACATGGCCCCAAACTCTCACAAGGAGAGAGATAAAACCCAATAAATGGGTACATATAACCCAATAAATGGGTAAAAAATCTCTCCATTAGAAAGAGAATGGAGTTTTTATTCCTAACATGAAATCAAAATCtatgaaaaacaagaaaaagggggCTTACCACCAACCTAATCCATTAGGTTGGTGATAACCCcttgaaaattagggtttttttttaacGTACGTACTTTATTACTTGATCTATATCGTCATCTTTACGAGCTACTTTATGTACATGTTTGGTATAATGTTTTCAACTATTGGAAATGAAATTAGTTAATCCATAAAACCTATTGTTTGGAAATTGGAACGGAATGATGGATGCAGTACGTAACACAGTTTCTAAGAGTAAGTAATAAAGTTATGACCCTCCTCAATCTTGTGAATTATTATACACCTCGTATCCATGTTATTAAATACGAGTCTGGGTTGCACCTATCATCAAGAGAGAGTCCATTTTACAAGACCTTAGTATGTTTCATCTTAAAACCATATGATAATATAAGGAAGTCGCATGTGGTTTCATGGGCCAAAGTGTCTATTATCATTCTCTCTCACACGTATCCCGTTTACTTGACCCATAATATAATACAATAAGGTTTTATTTGTAGATCTGACACTAATACCACCTTAAATACGGATTTAGATGACAACTTGTTATCTAGAGAGAGTCCACTTTACATATCGACATATCGTGCGGGAATGTGTTGATAACTAAAATCAAGCCGGCATGGCCCATGGGACATACGTCGTGCTGGTGGGCAACACTAGCCCGCTTGGCCGCATTCCGGCACGGGCCGTGCCCATTTCTTGGTCTTCCCTCTAAAAAAACTGAATAAACCCCCAACTCCCCAAGTCACCAACTACCAGGTCTTTCCCTCTATTTTCCCTCTTCCCTCCTGCAACTACTCTCCTTACCTTATCTTTACTCCACCTCCCTCTTCTCCCCCAGAATTCCAATTTTCCACTCCAAATTAACTCCCAAATTCCCCCAATTTCAAGAACACTCAACACAAAATGAATTCAAATCAAGCCATTATAACCTACCGAGCAATTCCAGGCCTTGAAACTTGCAATGTGACTTCTTCACCCATCGAAATGGCAGATTTTAAGCACCCCAATTTCAAACCCAAATGTTTCAACAATGGCTTCGCTTGTATTTCGATGGCGGCGGCGACTGCGACTGCGAAGAAGGAGGACAAAGAGTTTGAACCCAGTATGACCCAGTTGCTGGAACACCCACTGGCTTTGCTCGCGCTTGTTCCCAGAGACGCTGCCCTTTTCGCCGCCGGCGCTCTTGCTGGGGCTGCCGCCAAGACTTTCACTGCCCCGCTTGATCGAATTAAGCTTCTCATGCAGGTTATTTCttgtttttctttaatttttttgtttgaaatttTGCCACATTTATTTGAATTTGTTCAATTAAAGAAAACAAAATCATACTGTATATAAGTTGATTCATTATTTCATTTGTGTTCAAAGTAATTTATTCATCGTGGTTTACATGAAATCCACCAAATCAAATGGGATTGACTTGTTTTTAGAAGTGAGTGGTATAATCTTAGATTAATTTCTTTATTACAAATTTAATGCTCGGATTATAAGGTGCAAATCCACTTGGAATTATGTTTAGTACATCACATGTAATTTGGATTATTCTCCAGAAAATTCCCTTTAATTTGAAGCTTTCAGGGCATCATGCTCTCGGGTGTAGGTTCTAATTTTTGCTTTTCTTTGGGTGTTCTTTCTGGGTTTTATGAAATGAGCGATATgtttttatcttattttttgTGGGATTGTAGCAGTTGCTCCTGAGAAAATTTCAATATTGATTAACTTGTAATCAAGGTGGAATTGGGTGTGTTTTTGTCGGTCCGGATTTTATAATAGTTGGGGGGATGGTGAATTTGATGTACGATTAGTCTTAGTAGTTAGTACTTAGTAGTCACATTGATCAATGAATTAATATGTAAATCAATCTCAGGTTGTTTCACGTTGTTGACTAATGAAAAGGCTGTTTAGACAATTTTGCGAGTCAGTTCTTTTTGTTAGTGGCCTTGAGCTTGCTTAAACCCTTCAATTCATGGTTGTCTGAAGTTAACTACCTGATTTTGTTCGAGCAATGTAAATTACGCTCTAGCATAAGCTGTTGAGCATGGTTGCAAGTCTTTGGCCGTTTTTTCTGGTGTGGCATGGCTCTAACCTTCATAATGtgatatgaatatatgatcatGTTATATTCATGGGAATTTGTGGCCGTACCTTGGGGggcattttatttattatattgtgGGGATAATGGTAGGTAATGGGATGACATGATAAATTAGTGCTCaaagtataataataaaatggatTTGATTAAAAAGTAATCTTGACATTTTGCTGATAACCAGCCTGTTCAAATGAATACGTATTATTTAATCAACCCTCTTCCGAGATTTTGATCCTCAAGTTGTGTTATCAAATTATAATTGCGTACTTGTTAAGGAGTTTCATTATGCTCCGTTCTGCTCCTTATGTATTCATTTAGTGCAATCTGAATATGCATGCCTCTATCTCTGACTAAGAATCAAGGCCTTAGTTCTTTATTAAATTTTCTTTTGGCGACCTTAACCTTAATTTTGAAATGTGAATAAACTTTTACAAAATGCATATGGACAATTAAGAAAAAGGTACTCTGTAATTGGAAACAAATAGGGCGTTCATTAACTATAAGAAACGGGGGCCAATAAATTGTTTGGTACAAAGTCCCTGGCTAATGATGTAAGGTGTTCGGAGAATAAAATTAACAGCAGGAAAAATCTTTGGTAATTGTCTTTGGATTATTAAGTTTCTGAAACTAACCTGGCATCCCATTGCAAAGATTCCGTAGAGGATGAAATGTTTTACTTCCTTTCTTGCAGAACCAATGTGTTTGCTATTAGTTTAACTAAACTCCCTTTTTCTGTCCATACTAAGACAATTGTTATTTGTATCCCGTACTCGTGTCAGTCAATCTGATGCAAACTGATTACAAAACAGCTATTGGTCATGTCCTTCTACAGAAATGGTTCCTTCTCTTGATCTCTATGTCCTGTAGAGGCTTTGTTGTCCATCCATTCGACAAACTTACATTATTTGCTTAAGATACCCTATTAACTGGTTATTGATATTGGGCATTTTGGTAAGGAATTTGAATGTGAAAAGGTCATTTGAAGTTAGATATTATCTGCTGTATACCTGTACCACTCATTTTTGTTGTAACACTGAATTATTTCTCTATCATTTCACATTAATGGAGGGTTGAAGTTTCATTATTGGAATTGTATTATGCTTAAAGTTGCTGTTTACCATTGTATATTTCTTGCAGACTCATGGGGTGCGAGTAGGCCAAGAAAGTGCAAAAAAGGCTATTGGATTTTTTGAGGTTTGTCAGCTTTTGTTTAATTGTGTTAGCCTGTTATTGCTGATTTTTACTCATTGTAATGTTTATATTAGGCGCTTTGTGTTTGTTTAATCTTTCAGTTTGGTTATGCCCATGTTTGATCGGGTTTCATAGGCATTCCTCTAGAGAAAAATTTAGCCTTTTTTTTTCAAGGAAGGTTTGATTTGGGAATACAACAAAGCATGTTGCTTATGGTAATCGGAAATAGTATATTGTACGGGCTGTCCAGTCTCTGTATTCTGTATGATGCCTTGTGGATTGTGCAATATTTTTGTTGCTGAAATATTGCCAAGTATAAGACCTGTGTAAGTTCGTTGGCAGATTCCTTGAGGTTAAAAAAAGTTGGTATACTTTGTGGTGTGTTAATAGTAGAGCTGAAAAACATGTCGTGTTCATGTCGAATATAAACTGGTTGGAGAACCTCAATACTAACCCAAGCCGTTTAATAAACGTATCGTGTCGTTTTGACCCGTTTAGTTAATCCTGTCACAAACCCTTGACGCTTACCCGTTAGTTTCGAGTCCGGTCCCGTGTCGTGTTATCGTGTTTTTTCTTTAATGTTGACTCCATTATAAAGGTTTATCACCAAATACATTAAATTACTGGTTGTTTTATCTTAGGCGGGTTAAGTCATGTGACCATGTCAGTGTCGTGTTGAAAATCTCAACACTAACCAaacctgtttaattaaacgtTTCGTGCCGTattgacccgtttaattaaacgtTTTGTAAACCCTTGACACTAACCCACTTTTTCGTGTCTGGTTCGTGTCGTGTTATAGTGCCGTGTTTGATTTTGCCAGATCCAGTTAATAGGCATACTAGCATTAGGCATACTAGCATTTATGGTTTCTGTTGCACAGAGAAGCCATAGAAGGTTATTCTACCGTAAGATTGTATTGTTTTCTTAATTCTTACAGTCAAGTACTCCACAGTCCACATGGTATTTATGAAATAATATTCCTCTTCCTTTTATTTTTCGGTAGAGTGTTTGTGCATCCACTTCGATTTATGGCGctatatttataaatttcaaCTGAACTTTTGCTAAGCCAGTCCAACTGCTTATTGTCAAACTTCTAATTGGCAGAAGGGTCATGGCTTTACAATTGCTGTTATAAGGGGGGTTGACTGTGTACAGACTTACGCCATTAACCCATCAATAAAGGAGAGGTTTAAAATGACCCTTAAATTCAGTATGCAACTCAGCAACTAGCATTTCTTACTTCTCAGTAACTAAGGGATGCATATTGTTTAATGAGTCATTTTATCTAGTACTCTAGTCCACTGCACCACAAGTCAAAGAAGCCTTGACATGGTTTATGGATAATAATGAGAAATTTCTGAATAATATTTGCACTTAATACGGGGCATCCTGGTGCAAAAAATTTCTAGAAATAGGGATTCTGGTTAGAAACTTGCCAAAATTGAAAATTGGGATGAATTTGAATGGGTAGGACTGAAACTTGAATACTTTGTCTTGGGAACTGGAGACCTTGTCTCGCCTGTTAATTCACATGTTCTAGAATTTTATTTCCCAGGCTATAACTGTGGTAGGAAAGGAGGACGGCATTAGAGGGTACTGGAAAGGCAACCTTCCTCAGGTTTTTTTCCTTTGGATTCAGCTGCTGCTTTATTTTCTAGTCAGTTAATATTGCCTTTTCCCTAGTGCAATAGATTACTTATTTTATCTTTTACAGGTTATACGGGTCATACCCTACAGTGCGGTACAACTATTTGCTTATGAGAGCTACAAGGTGATACTTGAACCTTTCATGGCTGTTACTATAGTAAATTATCTTTTCAGTTGTTTGATATACCTTATACTTGGGACCTTCAGAAACTTTTTCAAGGAAAAGATGGGGAACTATCGGTTTTGGGAAGACTGGCAGCTGGTGCCTGTGCAGGCATGACATCAACCCTTGTGAGTTCATTAAGTACTTGGATCTTTAAATTTCATGTACTTGCTGTTGAACGATATCCTTGCGCTCTTcacttaggctccgtttggtttagtgtaaaacgtttttcgtgcaaaatgatttttcatggaaaatatttttcaagggaaaacacaattcaaaaacagcaatggggtaatgataatgataatgataatgataatgatgatggaaaacacaattcaaaactagttttcctttatttggttccttaaaagaaaatgggagaggAAGgtaaagattgaggggaagaagggagagggagagggaggttAAGGAGCAAaggaggaaaagtggtttccctccttttcaaattgaaaaggattttccacctttgagggagttacgaaaaattgtttttaatcccttgccaaaccaaacaacgtaaaatgattgaaaagggaaaaatcattttccatgaaaatgttttacaccctaccaaacggagccttaatgATATCCCCCTTTCTCATTTTTATAACCCTTTGAACTATGTGTTCCTTGAATTTAGCTTGTATTATTAATATATCTAGTGAACTACCTTAACATTATGATCAAGAACCCAAGTGAAATATGGCAAACTAGTTTGTTTTCTAGAAATCTGGAGGCCCGTCTTTTAGAAGTCTTGTTATGCATACTAAAACATGACACTCTATCTCTTTTTAGGTGACTTATCCTCTGGATGTCCTGAGGTTAAGATTAGCAGTTGAACCAGGGTGCAGAACCATGTCTCAAGTAAGCCTGCTGAGCTGGTTGTCTTCATAATGGGGGTGGTTAAATCTTCATATTTCTAAATCCTTCAAGGTACTTGCAGGTAGCCTTAAGCATTCTGAGGGAGGAAGGCATCGCTGCTTTCTACAATGGTCTTGGCCCTTCTCTTATTGGAATAGCACCTTACATTGCTGTGAATTTCTGCATATTTGACTTGTGAGCTTACTTTTTTGCTGGTACTCTCTTTTGCCTCTCATGATAGAGGTTACACTTTGGAGTATTTGCAGTTAAATGGGATGTCACTCTTTTGAACTATCAGGGTGAAGAAGTCCTTGCCAGATAAGTACCAAAACAGGCCTGAAACATCCTTAGTAACAGCTTTGGTGTCAGCTACGCTTGCTACACTTACGTGCTATCCTTTGGATACCATAAGAAGACAAATGCAGATGAGGGGTACACCATACAATACAGTTCTTGATGCCTTTACAGGTAAATTTTGTGATGCTAATTACAAATCAAAGTTCTGTCAACTGTGATGGACAGTTGGACAGAATCATTGACATCCAGTTAAGTGTCATATTTGTGGAAAGGTGCATGGATACATGATATGGGGAGAGAACTAAACTCCTTTTGCCTACTACATCTGTCAGAAATGTCATCCGTATGATAGTGTAAATTGAACAATTAatgttaaatctgaaaatacctGATAATCTTAAGATAATACGTTATCATTTTTCAGAATAGTCTCTGTCTGTTGTGATCTTGGGCTTTATTTATATTCAACTTGGTGTGATTTACTCTAACCATGTGCTTGGACAATGGTTGGTTTGACATGTGAACTGATGAAGATGATGCAAGTTTTGCAGCTCCAAGTTATCTAATTTTCTGTTGGTTGTAATGGAAAAGTGACCTACAGGCTGTGTTAATGCAATTCTATGAGAACCACTAAGATTTACTTCATTAATCAGCTTAAGAATTTGCAGAGTTGGATGTGAAACTTAAGTTCGATTTCCTGGAAGGCCAGAAATCAATTAACTTTAGCCATCTTGCACTCTTTTAAAATTCTCTGTATTCTCCATTTTGTCACTTGTGCTAAGTTATATTTATCCGCTGCTATTCCTCCTTTATGTTAATAATCACTGTCCCATCTGGATAGTCTTTGATCACTTTGCATTTTGAAGGTATTTTGGAGCGTGATGGCTGGGTTGGACTATATAGAGGCTTTGTCCCAAATGCTTTGAAAAACTTACCAAACAGCAGGTCTGTCTGTGCACTTGGATTGCCACTGTCATCttcttctttttgtattgtgttCAACATCTCGTTAAACTGCATCAGTTTCCCTTTATCCCAGCAATGATACCGTTACAAGCCTGTTTGGCTGCGGTAATAGGTTATGACTTTATCACCGTTTCCACCATTTATTACTGCATACCAAATAGGTTGTTTATTCTCTCATTTTTTGTGCATCTAGTTTTGTTGATTCATTAGCAGAAAGCTTACAACTGCAATATTGACCCATATGTGATATTGATTGAAATTCAGATAATTTACTGTCCCCCCTTAAATCTGATAATTTCGCAATGTTTTCTGGTTGCAGTATTCGGCTTACCACCTTTGATACAGTCAAAAGTCTAGTTGCTAAAAGCGAGAAAGAGTTTCAGAGAATTGTGGAGGATAACCGTAAGGAAGCAAAAGCAAGTTCAGCTGACTGAGTATTTGCTAGCTTATACATGAAATACCAGTACCCATTTTTGTAGCCAATTTTTTTGTAGAAAAGCTTTCTGCCATTAGTACACTTAAGGCAGTACTAGGGCTGGTCATGAGCGTATTTTGCTTGGTTGTTAATGTAGGTTGGGTAGAAGGTTTCTTCCTTTTTGTATTGTGTAGGGAATGTAATGGGATATGCTTTTGTGTAGAATCCAACAGGATTGTCATAGAAAATGAGTTAATGTGTAGAATCCAATAGGGTTATCATAGTAAATGAGCTTTTCTGTTTTGCAATTGCATTTCTGAAAATTCAGACAACATTATTGATTCATTCAGTCCATTGAAATTGTTGTTTTTGTAGCTCTTTGCCTCTTTCCTTGCCGATATTTTTTCGTGCTATCAAACACCCTTTTGATTAAGTCGCATTTGGCATTCCGTTTGATTTGTACATTTACAGCATAATTTATGCCGTAAGCCCTTTGGAATTTGGATATTTGCGGTAAATTCCCATAACCAAAAAGTAACTTTTGTCAAATGGGCTAGGGCCGCACCCATATTAAGGAGGAGGAAAGTTATCCAATTTGAAATTAAGAAGAGATTTCATCCAAATAGCAATTTGTAATGGATGAAGCAGCTTATCAAATTTATAAGTTAGTTATTATTTCTCATCTTATTCGATGTGGGATATTTTACAATGTGTATTTTATCACGTGATCTCAACAACCAAATCTCCTATGAGTGTGTTTGTTCAGTGTGAAATCTGATGGGAATGAGAATTGATTTCCCAACTTGGTATACTTCGTATTTCTCATGTTTGTTAAGCGGGAATGGGATATAACAAGAGTTCGGGTATGAGAAATGTTATGCTCAATTCTTTTGATTTATATTTTCAAGGCAGTGAGTGGGAATTTGATGAAGAGAATTGAGAAATGAGCAAAATGTCATTCATGAGCAATATTGCGTGTTTGAGTAATTTTATAATGTATTCTCAATCTATTTTCCATCACTACCGAACATGGAAATACATCAAGTAATTTCAACCCACAAATTCCTATCATCATCATCTCACATTCTATCCCTCAATTTCTCATTTACATGTACCAAACTCTCTGTATaatcattttatttttatagaaTTGAAGCAGAcccaaaagaacaaattaaaaataaaaacgggTCAAACAAAAAAGACCATAGAGTATGAGTCGGTCAACCAAATGGGTAAATGACCATTGGCCCATTGGCTCACGCCAGTCACGGCCCTCAGCCCCTCACCCTATCTGAGACTTCTGAGTTCTGAGTGGCTGTACGATACCAACACGGAGACATTAGGTAACAATAGcctaaaccaaaaaaaatcgagaaacttttgtgtaagaccgcctcacaggaaagaccgccttgttggCAGTCTTGCTGGCAGCCCAGTTGGCAGCCATGTTGGCGCATGTGATGACGTCATGCTGACGTCagcataatatttttttttgaatttttttttttttgaatttttttaaaaaattttttttttaggaaaaaaaaaatttagatttttttttcaggcttaactaattggaattcagacttaactaattggagttcaaacttaactaattggatttcaggcttaactaattgaatttcagccttaaactttttcttttttttcccgattcgaaatttttttttttgaaattaaaattttcaattttttttttggtactaactaaactagtgtaaaacataactaaaagtaataaaatcataactaattgaataacaaaatagttaaacttatgaGTCAAATAGTTATTAAATTAAACAAACattttattaactaaaactcataaaatcttaactaattagttgcaatgcttaactaattgataccattgcttaactaattggtttcagtacttaactaattggtttcagtacttaactaattggttcattgcttaactaattggtttcattgtataactaattagtttcgttgcttaactaattgaatctcaaacttaactaattagttccactGGTTAACTTAATTAAATCCAGTGCATCACTAATTGCTtccagtgcttcactaattgatttcaatgcttcactaattggttgcatggtttaactaatatgttacattgcttaactaatttattacaCTAATTGATTCTGAAGCTTAACttaatagtttaattttttaactaattgattcaattgcttaactaattggtttcaatgcttaCAATTT
This Spinacia oleracea cultivar Varoflay chromosome 6, BTI_SOV_V1, whole genome shotgun sequence DNA region includes the following protein-coding sequences:
- the LOC110784979 gene encoding probable envelope ADP,ATP carrier protein, chloroplastic; this translates as MNSNQAIITYRAIPGLETCNVTSSPIEMADFKHPNFKPKCFNNGFACISMAAATATAKKEDKEFEPSMTQLLEHPLALLALVPRDAALFAAGALAGAAAKTFTAPLDRIKLLMQTHGVRVGQESAKKAIGFFEAITVVGKEDGIRGYWKGNLPQVIRVIPYSAVQLFAYESYKKLFQGKDGELSVLGRLAAGACAGMTSTLVTYPLDVLRLRLAVEPGCRTMSQVALSILREEGIAAFYNGLGPSLIGIAPYIAVNFCIFDLVKKSLPDKYQNRPETSLVTALVSATLATLTCYPLDTIRRQMQMRGTPYNTVLDAFTGILERDGWVGLYRGFVPNALKNLPNSSIRLTTFDTVKSLVAKSEKEFQRIVEDNRKEAKASSAD